One window of the Anguilla rostrata isolate EN2019 chromosome 13, ASM1855537v3, whole genome shotgun sequence genome contains the following:
- the LOC135238483 gene encoding bone morphogenetic protein 7-like isoform X2: MGSWEKFNSFFGAERDKDFLPAWRHHREFRFDLSRIPEGEAITAAEFRIYKDAVQERSENATFRINVYQVLQEHPDRESDLFLLDTQVLWAAEEGWLVFDITATSNHWVLNPAGNLGLQLVLEGFDGQSVNPTMAGLIGHSGPQSKQPFMVAFFKAAEVHIRSVRSAGGKQRNPNRSKAQKSPAAMKAANYAETSIIDQKQACKKHELYVSFRDLGWQDWIIAPEGYAAYYCEGECAFPLNSYMNATNHAIVQTLVHFINPKTVPKPCCTPTQLHAISVLYFDDSSNVILKRYRNMVVRACGCH; the protein is encoded by the exons CGGAGCGTGATAAAGACTTCCTGCCGGCCTGGCGGCACCACAGAGAGTTTCGCTTTGACCTGTCGCGGATCCCGGAGGGAGAGGCCATCACGGCTGCGGAGTTCCGCATCTACAAGGACGCCGTCCAGGAGCGTTCTGAGAACGCGACCTTCCGCATCAACGTCTACCAGGTGCTGCAGGAGCACCCTGACAG gGAATCAGATCTCTTCCTGCTAGACACGCAGGTGCTCTGGGCAGCGGAGGAGGGCTGGTTGGTGTTTGACATCACTGCAACCAGTAACCACTGGGTTCTGAACCCAGCTGGGAATCTGGGCCTGCAGCTGGTACTGGAAGGCTTTGATG gtcaGAGTGTGAATCCCACGATGGCTGGCCTGATTGGCCACAGCGGGCCTCAGAGCAAGCAGCCCTTCATGGTGGCCTTTTTCAAGGCCGCTGAGGTGCACATCCGTAGCGTTCGTTCTGCCGGTGGCAAACAACGCAACCCCAACCGCTCCAAGGCCCAAAAGAGCCCGGCAGCCATGAAAGCAGCCAACTACGCAG AAACCAGCATCATTGACCAGAAACAGGCCTGCAAGAAGCACGAGCTGTACGTTAGCTTTAGAGACCTCGGCTGGCAG GATTGGATTATTGCACCGGAGGGCTACGCTGCGTACTACTGCGAGGGCGAATGCGCATTCCCACTCAACTCGTACATGAATGCCACCAATCATGCCATTGTGCAGACGCTG GTTCACTTCATTAACCCCAAAACGGTGCCGAAGCCCTGCTGCACTCCCACCCAGCTCCACGCCATCTCCGTCCTCTACTTTGACGACAGCTCTAACGTCATCCTCAAGAGGTACCGCAACATGGTGGTCAGGGCCTGCGGCTGCCATTGA
- the LOC135238482 gene encoding ataxin-1-like isoform X2, which yields MSSSPGQGKECLPPKKRESRQGSAEQGPTDTFKRPAPPWERAGGRRAEHRAEAGEEPLMNSCYGVDVLPPMTPPMTPPLPSASPQTQPLPAPTPMYSLPWHLPYPVTMATPFISSDASLVWRGQSASGGDTLELSWSRPLALQHAGVHIPYRAQFPTDPTGDLFTCLPPRQRNYSSAHSQIAHTQLFSRPPAYSREPLHHDKTGLPTRRPNGFDRRDSWHPHAGKSLDRQGNGRRGWETQDGPRCEGKRSCHEYRQSPTQAFSEDTKNTPPLLQGKDLWATPRAPPAKPSDTRGTLYDFPVPPGPPGPAGPVHYALPPLSCTVPQQHPLEHPCLTPPTLRNTELSLLGEKRHVEVPRSQTEGPNGNHPRQDHQRSSCPSPRGHGSKARAGAPLNPANPSSPKPGPPRVLPYFRKGSLIELCGGRLKRVEELQTEDFLSCPDPGPDIHLSSCTILMISPSPDPAFSRLQVLLPDHSTQELLEVLVEYPFFVRDRGWSSCCPRRTVQLYELRCHQLRVGDVCLALTPSPLPPHPPSPSPPALPVHAGKGRGRGGEAGSKHRNAHSKAGEEKLALPSPPPAPLRESPRKRKRRWSAPELQGGSRTPAELPHSPKHRGQQWPTPLPPP from the exons ATGAGTTCCTCTCCAGGCCAGGGCAAGGAATGCCTCCCGCCAAAAAAAAGGGAGTCCCGACAGGGCTCTGCTGAGCAGGGGCCCACAGACACCTTCAAACGGCCTGCGCCCCCCTgggagagggcaggggggaggcGAGCGGAACACCGTGCGGAGGCAGGCGAGGAGCCGTTGATGAATTCCTGCTACGGCGTAGACGTCCTCCCGCCCATGACTCCGCCCAtgaccccgcccctgccctctgcctctccccaaACCCAACCCTTGCCTGCACCCACTCCCATGTACAGCCTGCCCTGGCACTTACCCTATCcggtcaccatggcaaccccctTCATTTCCAGCGACGCCTCCCTGGTCTGGAGGGGACAAAGCGCCAGCGGTGGGGACACCTTGGAGTTGAGCTGGAGCCGCCCCCTTGCACTGCAGCACGCAGGCGTACACATCCCTTATAGGGCACAGTTCCCCACCGACCCCACAGGAGATCTGTTTACATGCCTCCCGCCCCGCCAGAGGAACTACAGCTCCGCCCACTCCcaaatcgcacacacacagctcttctcTCGGCCACCGGCGTACTCCAGGGAACCCCTTCACCATGACAAGACGGGCCTCCCCACGAGGAGGCCCAATGGGTTTGACCGGAGGGACAGCTGGCACCCTCACGCTGGGAAGTCATTGGACAGGCAGGGTAATGGGCGGCGTGGCTGGGAGACCCAAGACGGCCCCCGCTGTGAAGGGAAAAGGAGCTGCCACGAATACCGGCAGTCCCCCACACAGGCGTTCTCCGAGGACACCAAGAACACACCCCCCCTGCTGCAGGGCAAGGACCTGTGGGCGACGCCCAGGGCTCCACCTGCCAAACCGTCAGACACAAGGGGCACGCTGTACGATTTCCCTGTGCCACCCGGGCCCCCAGGGCCAGCAGGTCCCGTGCATTATGCCCTACCGCCTCTTTCCTGCACTGTTCCTCAGCAGCACCCTCTGGAGCATCCATGCCTCACCCCCCCAACTCTCAGAAACACTGAGCTCTCCCTCCTGGGGGAGAAGCGACATGTGGAGGTACCAAGGTCACAGACTGAGGGCCCAAATGGGAACCACCCTCGCCAGGACCACCAGAGAAGTTCCTGCCCCTCTCCAAGGGGCCATGGCTCAAAGGCTCGGGCAGGAGCCCCCCTAAACCCAGCAAACCCATCATCCCCGAAGCCTGGGCCCCCCAGAGTCCTGCCCTACTTCCGGAAGGGCTCATTGATTGAGCTCTGCGGCGGGCGGCTGAagagggtggaggagctgcagacGGAGGacttcctgtcctgccctgacCCCGGCCCGGACATCCACCTGAGCTCCTGCACCATCCTTATGATCTCACCCTCCCCCGACCCCGCCTTCTCACGACTGCAGGTCCTGCTTCCTGACCACAGCACTCAG GAGTTACTTGAAGTCTTGGTTGAGTACCCGTTCTTCGTCCGTGACCGGGGCTGGTCCTCCTGCTGCCCACGAAGAACGGTCCAACTGTACGAGCTCCGTTGCCACCAGCTCCGCGTCGGTGACGTGTGCCTGGCGCTCACGCCCTCGCCGTTGCCCCCGCACCCGCCTTCGCCCTCCCCGCCGGCTTtgcctgtgcatgctgggaaaggcaggggcagggggggagaggcaggcTCTAAGCACAGGAACGCACACAGCAAAGCAGGGGAAGAAAAGCtggccctgccctcccctcctccagctcccctcAGGGAGTCGCCACGGAAACGCAAGAGGCGCTGGTCGGCGCCCGAGCtccagggagggagcaggacgCCTGCAGAGTTACCTCATAGCCCCAAGcacagggggcagcagtggcccacccctctgcccccaccctaa
- the LOC135238482 gene encoding ataxin-1-like isoform X1, protein MSSSPGQGKECLPPKKRESRQGSAEQGPTDTFKRPAPPWERAGGRRAEHRAEAGEEPLMNSCYGVDVLPPMTPPMTPPLPSASPQTQPLPAPTPMYSLPWHLPYPVTMATPFISSDASLVWRGQSASGGDTLELSWSRPLALQHAGVHIPYRAQFPTDPTGDLFTCLPPRQRNYSSAHSQIAHTQLFSRPPAYSREPLHHDKTGLPTRRPNGFDRRDSWHPHAGKSLDRQGNGRRGWETQDGPRCEGKRSCHEYRQSPTQAFSEDTKNTPPLLQGKDLWATPRAPPAKPSDTRGTLYDFPVPPGPPGPAGPVHYALPPLSCTVPQQHPLEHPCLTPPTLRNTELSLLGEKRHVEVPRSQTEGPNGNHPRQDHQRSSCPSPRGHGSKARAGAPLNPANPSSPKPGPPRVLPYFRKGSLIELCGGRLKRVEELQTEDFLSCPDPGPDIHLSSCTILMISPSPDPAFSRLQVLLPDHSTQQELLEVLVEYPFFVRDRGWSSCCPRRTVQLYELRCHQLRVGDVCLALTPSPLPPHPPSPSPPALPVHAGKGRGRGGEAGSKHRNAHSKAGEEKLALPSPPPAPLRESPRKRKRRWSAPELQGGSRTPAELPHSPKHRGQQWPTPLPPP, encoded by the exons ATGAGTTCCTCTCCAGGCCAGGGCAAGGAATGCCTCCCGCCAAAAAAAAGGGAGTCCCGACAGGGCTCTGCTGAGCAGGGGCCCACAGACACCTTCAAACGGCCTGCGCCCCCCTgggagagggcaggggggaggcGAGCGGAACACCGTGCGGAGGCAGGCGAGGAGCCGTTGATGAATTCCTGCTACGGCGTAGACGTCCTCCCGCCCATGACTCCGCCCAtgaccccgcccctgccctctgcctctccccaaACCCAACCCTTGCCTGCACCCACTCCCATGTACAGCCTGCCCTGGCACTTACCCTATCcggtcaccatggcaaccccctTCATTTCCAGCGACGCCTCCCTGGTCTGGAGGGGACAAAGCGCCAGCGGTGGGGACACCTTGGAGTTGAGCTGGAGCCGCCCCCTTGCACTGCAGCACGCAGGCGTACACATCCCTTATAGGGCACAGTTCCCCACCGACCCCACAGGAGATCTGTTTACATGCCTCCCGCCCCGCCAGAGGAACTACAGCTCCGCCCACTCCcaaatcgcacacacacagctcttctcTCGGCCACCGGCGTACTCCAGGGAACCCCTTCACCATGACAAGACGGGCCTCCCCACGAGGAGGCCCAATGGGTTTGACCGGAGGGACAGCTGGCACCCTCACGCTGGGAAGTCATTGGACAGGCAGGGTAATGGGCGGCGTGGCTGGGAGACCCAAGACGGCCCCCGCTGTGAAGGGAAAAGGAGCTGCCACGAATACCGGCAGTCCCCCACACAGGCGTTCTCCGAGGACACCAAGAACACACCCCCCCTGCTGCAGGGCAAGGACCTGTGGGCGACGCCCAGGGCTCCACCTGCCAAACCGTCAGACACAAGGGGCACGCTGTACGATTTCCCTGTGCCACCCGGGCCCCCAGGGCCAGCAGGTCCCGTGCATTATGCCCTACCGCCTCTTTCCTGCACTGTTCCTCAGCAGCACCCTCTGGAGCATCCATGCCTCACCCCCCCAACTCTCAGAAACACTGAGCTCTCCCTCCTGGGGGAGAAGCGACATGTGGAGGTACCAAGGTCACAGACTGAGGGCCCAAATGGGAACCACCCTCGCCAGGACCACCAGAGAAGTTCCTGCCCCTCTCCAAGGGGCCATGGCTCAAAGGCTCGGGCAGGAGCCCCCCTAAACCCAGCAAACCCATCATCCCCGAAGCCTGGGCCCCCCAGAGTCCTGCCCTACTTCCGGAAGGGCTCATTGATTGAGCTCTGCGGCGGGCGGCTGAagagggtggaggagctgcagacGGAGGacttcctgtcctgccctgacCCCGGCCCGGACATCCACCTGAGCTCCTGCACCATCCTTATGATCTCACCCTCCCCCGACCCCGCCTTCTCACGACTGCAGGTCCTGCTTCCTGACCACAGCACTCAG CAGGAGTTACTTGAAGTCTTGGTTGAGTACCCGTTCTTCGTCCGTGACCGGGGCTGGTCCTCCTGCTGCCCACGAAGAACGGTCCAACTGTACGAGCTCCGTTGCCACCAGCTCCGCGTCGGTGACGTGTGCCTGGCGCTCACGCCCTCGCCGTTGCCCCCGCACCCGCCTTCGCCCTCCCCGCCGGCTTtgcctgtgcatgctgggaaaggcaggggcagggggggagaggcaggcTCTAAGCACAGGAACGCACACAGCAAAGCAGGGGAAGAAAAGCtggccctgccctcccctcctccagctcccctcAGGGAGTCGCCACGGAAACGCAAGAGGCGCTGGTCGGCGCCCGAGCtccagggagggagcaggacgCCTGCAGAGTTACCTCATAGCCCCAAGcacagggggcagcagtggcccacccctctgcccccaccctaa